GTTGTCTCAATTTGTTCATGACCGGGATCACAAATGGTctcaattcattaatttctaACAATGATAATCCATTCAATTGTATATTTGActcattcaattctttcaacCCCTTTTTCGATTTGACCAATCGAGTTTCTCTCAAATCTTGAATCACCGTTCTTAATTGATCCACTGGATCCAGTAAATCATCTGGAGCCTTTTCAAGTAATATTTTAGAAAGCTCTAACCAATTCCAAGGTAAATCACTAAATTGAAGTGGTTTACGTATTTCATCGTCGTATCGTTCTTTTAAATATGCCACAGTTAACCATTTTGGTGGGACTATA
This is a stretch of genomic DNA from Candida dubliniensis CD36 chromosome 1, complete sequence. It encodes these proteins:
- a CDS encoding DNA replication complex GINS protein PSF2, putative (spliced gene;~Similar to C. albicans PSF2;~Similar to S. cerevisiae PSF2), with protein sequence MVLPKNLQGNLMPSEITFLAENELITILPRYSIKKIDLIGTSIPNLRAMRRELVPLWVALILKSQDKCNIVPPKWLTVAYLKERYDDEIRKPLQFSDLPWNWLELSKILLEKAPDDLSDPVDQLRTVIQDLRETRLVKSKKGLKELNESNIQLNGLSLLEINELRPFVIPVMNKLRQLYETTQNNTVNTGDQEMEDASDDDDDA